Proteins encoded together in one bacterium window:
- a CDS encoding oxidative damage protection protein: MARMVKCVKFGREMVGLDKPPMKGPLGQRIYENVSQEAWKLWKQQMIMLINEYRLNLMDPRASEFLDKQTEAFFFGEGSALPPEYTPPQQ, from the coding sequence ATGGCACGCATGGTGAAATGTGTGAAATTCGGGCGGGAAATGGTGGGACTCGACAAGCCGCCGATGAAAGGCCCGCTCGGCCAGCGGATTTACGAAAACGTTTCCCAGGAGGCCTGGAAACTCTGGAAACAGCAAATGATCATGTTGATCAACGAGTACCGCCTCAATCTCATGGATCCGAGGGCCAGCGAGTTTTTGGACAAACAGACCGAGGCTTTCTTCTTTGGGGAAGGCTCCGCGCTGCCCCCGGAATACACGCCGCCGCAGCAGTGA